A genomic region of Manihot esculenta cultivar AM560-2 chromosome 15, M.esculenta_v8, whole genome shotgun sequence contains the following coding sequences:
- the LOC110601015 gene encoding FCS-Like Zinc finger 15, translated as MVGLSIVLEAQKGGVNKKAPQVISKATMMINKPSSPLPSSSSLSFYSSLPAPTFLEHCFLCGQKLLPGKDIYMYKGDRAFCSVECRCRQIFMDEEETLRTENCSLAAIKPTSASSSSSSSSSSASRHRKSTRNRAGGFAY; from the exons ATGGTGGGTTTAAGTATAGTTTTGGAGGCTCAAAAGGGTGGTGTTAACAAGAAAGCCCCACAAGTGATCAGCAAAGCCACTATGATGATCAATAAACCTTCTTCTCCTTTGCCTTCTTCGAGTTCTTTATCTTTCTACTCATCTTTACCAGCCCCTACTTTTCTTGAGCATTGCTTTCTTTGTGGACAGAAACTCTTGCCTGGCAAGGACATCTACATGTACAA AGGAGATAGAGCTTTTTGTAGCGTGGAGTGCAGGTGTAGGCAGATATTTATGGACGAGGAGGAGACCCTGAGGACAGAAAACTGTTCACTTGCTGCCATTAAACCAACTTCTGCATCTTCCTCTTCGTCATCCTCCTCATCTTCTGCTTCTCGTCACCGCAAAAGCACCAGAAACCGAGCGGGTGGTTTTGCatattga